The region TATCTCAGCTACCAGTGGACGTTCATTACGATCTCTTCGAAGACATTGATATGCAATTCTGGAGAATATTTCCAAACAATCTGGGAATATTTGCTCTTGTAGACAATCAAGTACAATTGTCTGCAGCTTCTTTTCTTCATAGCAGCTTTGTGCCAGTTTCGGCAAAAACCGGCGATTGTCATTGTAATTCGCTACGGAAAGCCTTCCACACAAGACTTCGAATAAAACCACCCCAAAGGAATAGACATCAGATTCTTTTGTCAAGAATCCAGTATCCCCGTAAAGTGGATCACAATACCCAGGAGTCCCTACTGCATGGGtgataacaaatgtgaattcTTGGTTAGCAGGTCCGAGTTTGGAAAGACCAAAATCTGAAATTTTGGCATTCCAACTTTTATCTAAGAGTATGTTGGAGCTTTTAATATCACGGTGTAGCACTCTTTGTGTAGTCTCATCCGGATTCTGAAGATACTCTAGCCCACAAGCTGCCCCAATGCATATGTTTAGGCGTTGGATCCATGACAGATTAGAGCTACTAAGGTATTTGTCGAGACTTTGATTCGGTAGATACTCATACACAAGGATATTCTCACCACCCTCATCACAAAATCCCAAGAGATTGACCAGATTTTCATGTCTGTAACGGGAAAGCATCATGATCTCTTTCCAAAACTCAGGGGTCCCTTGTCCATGTTTTTTATTTAAGCGTTTGGCTGCAACCATAACCTTCTCACCAAAGTGAACGAGTTCTCCTTTGTAAACTTTACCAAATCCACCTTCACTGATGTAGTTGCTGCTATCAAAGTTATTCGTTGCCAATTTTATAGCTTCTAGGGAAACTCTAAGGTGTGCAAACTCTTTAATGGACGACATTTTTTTTTCTGACTTTGGTAGATATTGAAGGAAACGGAAATCAAATCTAAGATCCCGCAGATAAAATTCGAGAGTTTATAAGGCAACGAGCTATACAGTTTGAAGAATTGATGCCCATCTCAAAAATGATATCTGAATTTAAGATTAAGGAGAAGAACGTTGCATTTGTTTCGGTCATAAGGGGTGTTTGATTTCATTCTGACTGGGTCCGGTCAGAGCACAGACCGTTTGTTACCAATGTTATACTCTTACTCGGTCAGTTGATGGGTAGTTAATGGCCTGGGTCCTGGAAGAAAATAACGCTGACTCGGTCCTTTGCATCAATTTCATGTATTTGCCCTTCAACGAAACTTCAATCTAGCGCCTTCCAAGAACGATTTCTGCCTCCCAAAAACGACTTCATTTGGCAAAAATGCAGAAGGCCAAACCATTGAAGAAGGCTATCGTCTGATACTCCTAAGACCTAATTCGTAAATTTCAATTTCGACTATACTATCTATGCACTAGTGTTTCTGGGTTGATTTTCAATGTAATTATGTAATTTTGTAATTGGGTTATCTATAGTTTTTGGGTTTGAATGTTTGATGTACAGAAATTACAGTATATTTATTAAAACATAAAGTTAAGGTAAGGAAAATCGAAACTTCGAATTGTGATTTGTGATTTTGGAAGTCTTGATTGATCGACTCTTTCACAATCAGAACTTCACTCTTGAAAGATTCAAGTGTTTTCATGTTCAATAACCGTATCATTGAAGCGATTGGAGAAGAAGCTAGAAAGTAAATATTGTTAATAGATGTTACTGATGTAGGGAAGAAAGGGCTAGAAAGTAAATATTGTTAATAGAAAATGTTCACTCCTGGATGTCAAAATCGAGTTTTACAAACTATTTGCATCCTTCCAGGTGAGGATTGTTACTTCTGTTTTTCTTATGTAATGTGTATTTAGGTTGATTTTAATGAGTTCCTTCCAGCAGGAAATGCTTCTATGAATCTGTACATAATCCTCTCTTTATATTTGACTTCATTTCTGCATGGATATGATGAAGCAATGCGCTTTTTAACAGAAACAAAAGTCTTGGAAACCCCCATTGCTAACCATGGATAGAAAGAGAGGATTCTTTGAGCTTTGATTAAACGCAGCCATGAAAACTATTTCGTGCTTGCTGTTTTTTGCTTCTCAAGAAACACAGACACAAACGTATCTGAATCATCGACTTCTACTAACGAGATGTTGCTTGTTTTGTCTATTGTGACTACCATAGAACTTGTTGCCATTTTCTTGAAGCTAAATCCACAAATCCCAGATGGATTTGCAGAGGTACAAAGATTTAGTCATTATAGAAGCTTATCTAACGAAAGAAAAGAATAGTTGACATCTGGATCTTGAAAGCTTAAAAAACAAATGTATAGTAAGATGGAAGGATGTAGAAGTTGACTAGTCAAGATACAAAATCTTAAAGACGGTTAGGTGCGGACAACGCCCATGGAGGCGTTTTTGTGCGTTATGAAGGCACAAAGACCGCTCCCCTTCACCGTTGTGTATTATAAGCTTATCCGTTGCTTCCCGTTACCACCACAACAACCTTTAACACCcgttttcttcttttttcttctaAAAACATCGGTGGGCGTTGCCCACACCGACCAGCCAAAGAGAAAGAAAAGagtgattgtactttaaaaagaAACTTAGTTTTGTCGGGGGTTTATTTGATgtattataaatttaattattttttttattaaaagtacaatgctattcaTTGGTATTGTATAAGCATGACATTATTGATGGTAAAAATAGTTAATACTTGATGAAAACAGATTTTGCTACATAAAGGTAATATGGTCATTTTGTTTCATTTAATATAGTCAGTCAAAGATATAATTAAACAACATGGTTTCAGTTGCTACTAGTATCatccacatttatttatttatttattttgaatattGAAATATGTATTAGAATTATTCAAATAATGACCAACTAGAGGCGGATGCACATTGAAAAGAAAATGTTGAAAAAATTCATTTAGGACAATTTTGTATATTACCTAGCGAGAAGAGATTTGCTTTAAAGGAATTAAGGAAAAGGAGATGTAGGCATTAGATAGCCATAGCAAAAGAATGGAAAACAAAAGACATTAAATACATTTAGGGCCGGTCTAAGAAAAGTTCAAAGTGTGCCCATGAGTTCAAAGTGTGCCTATTAGTAGGGCTTACTAAAATCTAGGACCTAAAGTTTCTTATCCTTCCCGTTAAACTGTTTCTAGGACCTAAAGTTTCTTATCCTTCCTGTTAAACTTGTTTCCAGGAGGTGATTAGGAAAATAGTGAATGGAAGCACTTATGTTGGACTTAGAGCAATGACAACAAGGGAACCACATAATCACCTATGAGTAGAAATAAATCGAATCACCAAATTGCCCTTTCCTTTTATAGAAAAAGTCAATTTTTTTCATCAGGTTTGGCCAGTTGGAGATCCAAAAGGAGGAGCAGGGACATGGACTTCTGAAGCTATTAAACTCGTGTGGTCATGTCATAGTGAGTGCATATACGACGTTGGTCTGGTCCCACAAAAATGTCAACCTACTTTTTATATAGGTTTTTAGAGGACAAAGATGTTAAGACTTTACTGCTTTACTTTATGTATTTTGCAATATAATATGAAAAATTATATttgaaaaaatattataaaattttttcttaaaattttaGGTCTTTTAAGTTTTAGGTCCTATTTGTTGTTAAAGTGCACAAGGCCTCCAAAATCACACGACCGCCCTTGAATTATCCTATAAGAATGAGATCTAATAACCGGGAGGTAGATATCGACATGCTCTCGACTGTTGTTAGagtacttgttttatttagatgtGTAGagtacttgttttatttagatgtGTAGAGTACTTGTTTTATAATTGTCTctcaaataaaatttttatatatACGCAAAAAAATCTATAACATccaaaaaattcacattttaaaattttcatcatTAGAGTAAAACATTTCCAAAAACGAGGGTGTGACACCCGTTTTCATGACATGTGTTATTACGAtatatgtaatgacctaaaagccTCATATTGTGCGTTGCAACATGTATTTGGTATAACTATGATTTTGAGTGAACTTAAAATCGTGAATTGATGATAATTTGATGATGAAATATGTAGGTTCATGTACTCACAGTGTTGTATCAGGAAATAAGTATACTTAAATTAGGAAATTATGAAAGAAGATGATAGTTCACTGTGAGATggtttcgtggatataaagtttgcCAAAAACAGAATCTTTATGAGAaatttatgattgtttgaagttgagatgaaagtacattgttattttgaAAAAAGTCAAcgtaagtcaaagtcaacagtcaacactATAACTACCACATGTCAAACGCTTTGGGACATGAGGCATAAGGAGATGATACATGGCGAAACTGAAGTCTAGCTGATCACCATGACGTGGCATCCTTATGGTCACCTCGTGGCGATCCCATAGTATAAATATAAGAGTTCTCGTGTCAGTTGGGGGATTTTGGAACATTCAATCGAAGATGCCGCTCAGGAAGTATTCTCGGGAGATCATAACGGAGGAGATATTTCATTGCACAAGCGGATACGAAGTTGAGTTATGAGATTTACGAAGGTATATTTTATCTTGTTTTTATGTAAATACGTTTATGTGACGTGTTTTAGAGTGTTGTAATTAGACCTGAGTAAGTGTTACGAGATTTTGTGATATGGGAATATTACGAACCTGgtaatttgtaaaatgtaaatgTGGTCATTTTAGGTTAAATACCCTAATTTATTGAGATTTGTCTATTGGAGTAACTGCTTGCAGCGTATAGTCGCTAGTGAATTATATTTGAAAACATGACTAGTTTGGGTGACAAATAGTTATCGACTCTATTTAGTGATCAGGTAATTTATCACTATTGTGAATATTGTGATGCAATTAGACAAGTTCTAATGAACTTGATATATTGTCTAAATAGGGTTGGACAAGTGATTAATATGAAAGCATCCCTGAAGTAGAGGACATAATAATAGTCACTCTTCACTAACTAACCAAGTGAGTAACCTTATCTTTCTCTAAATTATTGTTATCAAACATGTGATAATTAATGTGCATACTTAGAGTTGAGTATAATATTTTAATTGCGATTTATTAATATTCTATGAGTTGAGTATTTGGGATAATTAAGAATGATAAATGTCTAATACTATACAAGTTATTAAGTAGAGTAAGTAGAAATCATAGGATTTTAATACTATTCTACTAAACAGACAAGTATAATTGAAATGCAAAGCAAAGTAACACTTTTTAGCATGTGCAGTCGAGATATGAAATCGAGTATTAAATGACGTGTTAATAAGTGATTATGGTTGAGATGTATAATTTTATATTACTATAGGAGTTAAGGATTGAGAATTACTGAGATAAATAGTTGATTATTGTTACGAGTTAAATAGTTAGTATAGTTGTAAGATAGAGATGCAAAATAAAAGAGATGGATGGAGATAGAGATATAGAGAAGGGGATATGGATGAAGATAGAGATGGAGAGAAAGAGATATAAATAGAGATAGAGATGCATAGAATAAGAGATGGATGGAAATAGAGATGCAAAGATAGAAAGAGAGAtggagatagagatagagatgcaGAGAAGAAGAGGGGATGTAGATAGAGATGCATAGATATAAAGAGAGATATAGAAAGAAATACAGAGAATGAGAGAGGGATGGAGATAgagattcatatatatatatatatatatatatatatatatatatatatatatatatatatatatatataaaagggaaaaaagagagagagagagagagagagagagagagagagagaaagatagatagatagatagatagagagagagagagagaaagagagagagaaagaaagagtgaTGAAGATAAAAATGGATGTAGAGAAAGAGATATAGAGAAAGCTAGAGTATGAGTATAGAAATTATGATAGAGAGAGTTCGAGGGAAAGAATAAGAATGAGTGTAGAGAAATAGTAGAAATAGAATATGAAAATATAGGGAAGGTGATGAATGAGTATCTTGTGAGAGTCTAATGAAAACTTGAGTAGTGGTAAGTCCATTACTACTATTATTAAAGTAAAGGGTTGGTTATTAATCTTTAGTTGATAAATGAGTCTCACAGGGCCTTCAATCTATCCAGACCGCCCTGGGTCTAtcggccttcaacacaaagcaggaccacctcagcCCTACCACACAACACATGTCGACAAATACATAACTcacaaacacataatcaattatcaGTCAAGCGCAAATCATACTgatcaataagcataacatcatcctatctaccaggatattgaTATAATAGATTACTATCGCAACAAGCATACGAGAAACCAGTATAACAATCCAACAGGGACGACATTCgtgccttcaacccataagtacagtgaggaagactGACCTCTCAAGTAGTGTTGAACTGGTAAAATCCAACTCCGAAACTCAGCTCCGCACTCAATAGCCTACAACCACCATATGACCCTTCTATCAAaacctcaaaatacccaaaatgctcttaaagtcaaacttggtcaacattAGCCAAAGTCAAGTCAACAGTTaaggttaacagtccatgttgacccaactcgtcgagcgcACATGCCAACTCGTGAAGTTTCTTCAGTACTCAGAGAAACAGGGAAAGTctgagccaactcgccgagtcctttggATGACTTTTCGAGTGCCTACAGTTTTCCAAAAGAGAGGGAAAACCCCAATCCAACTCAACGAGTTTtcagaacaactcgtcgagttttcccagATTAACTCATTCAGCCCTTTTTCATCCCGTCTAACGCTCAAGAATGTAGATCTGATACCCAAGAGCTGGAAAActatgtaaagttgctaactttacgtccatgcatgacatCAAGAGGCTAAACTACTCAAAAATGACTTAGCAAATGACTTGGAACATGAAGGAAGCCTAGATCTATATAAAACTTTAAGCCCAAAGAGGCCACAAATTGCCTCGATCTGAAATGGAAATTTCCAGAAATGACCAAACCCAAGAATGACTCCAAAATGAATCCAAAATGACAATGAACTTGCAAGGAGGAGATCTAAGCAATAAATGGTCGAGgtttcgact is a window of Lactuca sativa cultivar Salinas chromosome 1, Lsat_Salinas_v11, whole genome shotgun sequence DNA encoding:
- the LOC111880127 gene encoding probable serine/threonine-protein kinase PBL22; this translates as MSSIKEFAHLRVSLEAIKLATNNFDSSNYISEGGFGKVYKGELVHFGEKVMVAAKRLNKKHGQGTPEFWKEIMMLSRYRHENLVNLLGFCDEGGENILVYEYLPNQSLDKYLSSSNLSWIQRLNICIGAACGLEYLQNPDETTQRVLHRDIKSSNILLDKSWNAKISDFGLSKLGPANQEFTFVITHAVGTPGYCDPLYGDTGFLTKESDVYSFGVVLFEVLCGRLSVANYNDNRRFLPKLAQSCYEEKKLQTIVLDCLQEQIFPDCLEIFSRIAYQCLRRDRNERPLVAEIVKQLKDALKCQVEYMVEKEKKFIFKASFYAEVNLHMHDKLEQISTNVKEDPIIRPGDMWDEELKTYDGTDPKKPVLMAIKGQIYDVSSSRMFYGAGGTYGEWSGKDASRAIAKLSFEEEDLNSDLTGLGKAELEALDDWEIMFRSKYVKVGSIKDLNKNLPAWIYQIFKEKSDYYKNSHRTRHIEPRFWENQVLLY